In Mycobacterium sp. ITM-2016-00317, the genomic window CGGGTGCGGGCGGCCGCGAACACCCGGGCCCGGGCACAAGACGACGTCGGCAAAGTTCTGCCAGCCCAGGGCATCGATGATGGCCGACTGAGTTTCGGCGGCGAAGCCAGTCGTCAACGCAGACTTGATACCGCGGGAACGCAATGTCTGCACGACGTCCTCGACGCCGGGGATGGGACTGCAGTTGCCCTCGGCAACCAGTTGCGCGTAAGCGCGCTCGAACTCCATGTTCGCCGCCTGCGCCTGCTGCTCGTTGCCGCCGGCCAAGTGCCGGAAAACGACGATCTTCGACTGCCCCATGGTCTCGGAGACATACCTCAGCATCTCCTCGCGGTCGGCGGGCGTCGCCGAGAGGCCGGCGTGCTCGTCGGCGGCGAGGAACGCTCGCTGCACCAGCCCGCTGTCCTCAACGGTCGTGCCTGCCATATCGAAGACAACCAGACTTATCGACCCGGTGGTGTTGTTGCTCATAGCTTTCCTCTCAATTAATTGGCGCCTCAACGGCGAGTTCGGCTCTTGCTTCCCGGGCTTGGCGCGACTGACTGGGGTCGCCGAGCCTTGCGGCGGGGTGTCACTGCATACACACAGCAACGCGCGGAGCGGCCCCGGCGCGGGCGGCCGCGACGGCGTCGTCTATCTGCTTCAGCGGATACGGTGCGGACACCAGATCGGCGAACAGACGCTGGCATTCACTCCGTTGCAGGAAGTCGACGGCTTCAGCGAGATCGCCCACCCGGTAGTTGTGGCTACCGACCAATGTGGTCAGGTTCTTCACGTAACCGCTCGGCTCGAAGGCGATCTCCGGAGAAGGCGACACCGAACCTGCCAGCGCAATCCGTCCGCCCATGTCGACCACTGCGAGTGCGCTTTGAACCGCCCTGTTGTTTCCCGAGAGCTCAAACACCACGTCGGCACCTTGTTCGGCCGCTGCCGCCGCCAGGTCGTCAGGGGCACAAGTGACTGTGGCACCGAACTCCCTTGCGGCTTCGCGACGGCCCGCATCGACATCGCAGGCCACGATGTTCTCGACGCCGAGATCACGGGCGTAGGCGACCGCGGTGAGACCGAGCATCCCACAGCCCAGGACGATCACGGCGTCCTCGGCGTTCAGGCCCACCCGCCGCGCTGCGCACACCACCGTGGCGGTGGCACAGTTCGCCGGAGCCGCAATAGACGCGGGAAGGTCATCTGGCACCCGCACCAGGCCAGTGCCGGCGATCAGATGACAGTGCGTGGCCAAGCCTCCGTTGAGGCGCCAGTGGTCGTCCATCGCTTCATGGCCGTACTTGCGCACTGTCAGGCACTTCTGGGGAATGCCGCGTAGACAGCGCCTGCATTGCCCGCACGCGGTCCCGATGGTCCACGTGATGCGGTCACCGATCCCGAGCTGCTGCCCGTCGTGTGCGGTGACGTTCCCGCCGGTTGCCACGATGGTCCCGACCGTCTCGTGTCCGAGCACAGTGGGCAGAGGTGTGGGCCGGTCACCGTTGATGGTGTGCAGGTCACTTCCACAGATGGTAGCCAGCTCCACATTCACCAGCACCTCCCCGCTCCGCAGGACTGGGAAGGGTTGGGGTTCAACCGAGAATCCCGCCTCCAGCCCTGACCAGACAGCTGCGGCAATGTTCTCGGCACCGACGGTGACGCGGTGTTCGTCACTGCCGTTGATGATTGCAGTCATAGTTTTCTCCTTCTGTGTCAGCGACGGATGGTCAGGGCCACACAGGCGCTGGCCACGCACGATGCGGCGACGATCGGGAAGATCAGCGAGGTGTTGCCTGTGTCATCCATGATGTAACCGACGAGTGGCTCGGCAGCACCCGCGAACAGGTAGGAGAAGAAGTTCACCACACCCGTTGCGGTGCCTGCCATCTTCTTGCCTGCGATGTCCGGGCACAGGGCCCAGAACGACGACTGCGGTCCGTAGACGAAAAAGCCGGTCAGGAACAGCACAATGATGCCGGCCACGGTACCCAGATTAGCGAGGTACATCGTCATCGCGGCAACGGCGCCCAGCAGCATGAACAGGATGATGGGCACATCTCGGCGCGATCCGAAGATCCGGTCCGACAGCTGGCCGTTCGTGAGTGCGCCCACGGCCATGCCGACCGGCAGTGCCACCGAGATCCAGAGCGGACTGATGCCCCCTTCGCTCTGCTTCCAGTCGGCGCCGAGGAAGTACACCGGGACCCAGATCAACAATCCGTAGCGTGCGGCGTTCTGAAAGCCGATCGCGACGCCTGTGGACCAGATTTTCGGATTACGCAGGACTGCCTTGTAACGCTCCAGTGAACGTCCCGGGTTGGCCTCTGCCACAGACTCTTCCACGTGCTCTTCATCGCGGGTGAACGAGGCGGGCGGAATGATGTTGGCTTCCTTGGGGTTGTCCCTGGCGACCAGGTAGAAAACCACGCCACCGACCAGCATCAGGAGTACGGGGATACGGAAGATCCACTGCCAGTCGAGTTCCAGTGTGTCCACCACGATGGTGGAGGTCACGAAGGCCAGGACCGACGCCATCCCTGCTGCGAAAGTGTAGAAGCCGAAGCTCTTGCCCCTTTCGTGGGGACCCCACCAGTTCGAGATGACCCGGCCGCCGCCAGGCCACCCCATGGCCTGAGTGAAACCATTGACCCCCCAGAACATGCTCAGTGACTTCGAGCCAACTGAGAAGCTGGTGCACCAGTTCATGAGGGTGGACAACACCGCACCCAGGCTCATCATCTTGCGCCCTCCGAACTTGTCTGCGAGGTTGCCGTTGATCATCTGCCCGACCGCGTAACACCACAGCATCGCGCCACTGATGGCACCCAATGTGGTTTTACTGAGGCCGAGATCAGCCTCGATTCCGGGGATGGCAAAGCCGAAGGTCTGCCTACCTGTGTAGAAGAATAGGTAACAGAACATGGCAGCCAACAACATTCGCCATTTCAAACGGGAGAACTTCGCCTCCGAAACGGCGAGCTGATCGAACTGGTTAATCGATCTTTCATGCGTGTCAGACATCTAGTCCACCAATCGGGTTGTGGGTCTACAGCGTTGAGACGGTCTGGGATTGCTGGGAGGCGAGTGTCGTTGCCACCCAGAAGGCGTCGTAGTTGTGCACGTATGCCGGTTCGCCGTAGGGCTCGTCCAGCGGGGCCGGACGCGGCAATCGACGGTTGACGATGAACGGAACCTGCACTTCACCGAGCGCTCCATGGGAGCGCAGCGGTGCGTCCAAACCGCTGAGGTCGTGCCACTCCGCGTATCGCCCCAGCGCAGTCCCTGCCTCGGCGAGTAGTACGACGTCTCCGATCCTGTCGGCCGGTAGCCGATAGCGTTCCGCAGCCTCGCGGCGGGTGT contains:
- a CDS encoding phosphonatase-like hydrolase; amino-acid sequence: MSNNTTGSISLVVFDMAGTTVEDSGLVQRAFLAADEHAGLSATPADREEMLRYVSETMGQSKIVVFRHLAGGNEQQAQAANMEFERAYAQLVAEGNCSPIPGVEDVVQTLRSRGIKSALTTGFAAETQSAIIDALGWQNFADVVLCPGPGVRGRPHPDMPLTALMRAEAESVCSMVVVGDTSSDIVSGLRAGARAAIGVLTGAHDTAQLSAAGATHILNSVAELPALLDTLD
- a CDS encoding MFS transporter is translated as MSDTHERSINQFDQLAVSEAKFSRLKWRMLLAAMFCYLFFYTGRQTFGFAIPGIEADLGLSKTTLGAISGAMLWCYAVGQMINGNLADKFGGRKMMSLGAVLSTLMNWCTSFSVGSKSLSMFWGVNGFTQAMGWPGGGRVISNWWGPHERGKSFGFYTFAAGMASVLAFVTSTIVVDTLELDWQWIFRIPVLLMLVGGVVFYLVARDNPKEANIIPPASFTRDEEHVEESVAEANPGRSLERYKAVLRNPKIWSTGVAIGFQNAARYGLLIWVPVYFLGADWKQSEGGISPLWISVALPVGMAVGALTNGQLSDRIFGSRRDVPIILFMLLGAVAAMTMYLANLGTVAGIIVLFLTGFFVYGPQSSFWALCPDIAGKKMAGTATGVVNFFSYLFAGAAEPLVGYIMDDTGNTSLIFPIVAASCVASACVALTIRR
- a CDS encoding zinc-binding dehydrogenase; translated protein: MTAIINGSDEHRVTVGAENIAAAVWSGLEAGFSVEPQPFPVLRSGEVLVNVELATICGSDLHTINGDRPTPLPTVLGHETVGTIVATGGNVTAHDGQQLGIGDRITWTIGTACGQCRRCLRGIPQKCLTVRKYGHEAMDDHWRLNGGLATHCHLIAGTGLVRVPDDLPASIAAPANCATATVVCAARRVGLNAEDAVIVLGCGMLGLTAVAYARDLGVENIVACDVDAGRREAAREFGATVTCAPDDLAAAAAEQGADVVFELSGNNRAVQSALAVVDMGGRIALAGSVSPSPEIAFEPSGYVKNLTTLVGSHNYRVGDLAEAVDFLQRSECQRLFADLVSAPYPLKQIDDAVAAARAGAAPRVAVCMQ